One Glycine max cultivar Williams 82 chromosome 1, Glycine_max_v4.0, whole genome shotgun sequence genomic window, attagtttttttagataaaatgatTGATTATcgattttgattttttgagTGATTGCCGAATTATCTTTTCTTTGTCAGACAatggatattttatttttcattttaattgaattttgttaatCATACCTTCAGTTGGAATGGCAAGGAACTACTTCAAACAAGAACATGATCTTGGTATGTACCTTTTGCCTTTTACCCCCACAATTACTTGTAACTTTTGTTGTGTACGAGGACTGCTAAgtattatacaaattaataattttgtatgcaGAGAAGAGAAGAGCTGAGGCTGCTAGGATTAGGGAGAAATACCCAGACAGGATTCCGGTGAGaacttgcaattttttttcctttgctaTAGTTGTGCAATTTGTGGTGATGAGTGAAGTATACATTTATGGCAGAAGCAGACTTGTTCTTTTATCTGTTTTTTTCTGGTTGAGGAGcctattttatttcaatatttggGGTGGTGAAAGCTTGTTTGctatcaaatattcaaatgtattcttccttttttgaattatttcttTTGTCTATTGTCTCCTTCATGTCATAATGTGGCAGCTTAATATATAACTGACTTACACTTGACTTTTGTGTAAATTCGTTACAGGAGATGTGGTCCTTGATcttcatcaacaatttttcttaAACAGAAATTTCTTTAACAATGATCAATGCATTTGGATTCCTTCTACtttgattttcatattttagcCCTGTTCACTGCGTTCTGTTTGATGAAAGTCATTTAATTTGGCATTTTTCTGTTCTTTTAGTGGTCTTTTCATAAGCGTGTGCTGTTCCTGTTAGTGTCATTGTTCCCCTTAccttgttttaatttgtttccagGTGTTCCTATTCCTACCTTTCCCTTGTTGGAGTATAATATTCTGTAAACATAGTTATGTTCCTCATGAGAATGGTCCGTAATTCTGTTGCATGCAAAATTGTATTgtgtttttagattattttttttaagaaaaaccaATTTGGATTGCAATTGCGTACAAGTGACTAATTTGGAACTATTCTATCTTGGAGGTTAAGTGACTGATTATAGAGTCCACTGAATTATACTATGAATTCAAACTTAAGAAAGATTATTGGATGACTTATATTTTTGACCTATACATTTGTGGACTTTCTCAGAGGATGGATCCTGTGAAGGAAGCATCCTATGTTCCTAATATGTATTTATGTTTGCTGCTTTGTACTAGTTATTCTGAGTTATGATGATACAATACCAAGGAGTCTGTGttgtcttattttattttagatgttAATAGCATAGTCATACATCTAGGTTCCATTTGATTAGACAGTAATATTCATTTAGAGAtagatcaattttaattttccagGTAGAAACATGTTATATTATATCAGTCAAGGCATGGCGTTTTAACTAATGCATTTTGCCTACTTCAGCTATGATACTCAGAAGTGCATGCCATTGATaaatctctaatttttttgcttaattATCTCTGGATATGCCTGAAGGTAATTGTGGAGAAGGCCGAAAGAAGTGACATCCCAAGTATTGACAAGAAGAAGTAAGATGTTGCCTATATCCTCCTTCTAATGTGGAAAATACCATATTAATTAGGCAAATGCTAACCAGTGCCATAAGGAATCAATTCCCTTAGGGCATTGGTTAGTGAGACCCTATTTATTATTTCCATTCCAATGTATGCAATTCAAAATTAAGCTTACACAAATGaataagtttttattattattgtattaatAAATGTGTATATCATGCCCAGTGGAAATTGTTTCATATTCCATTTGGTTGTATTAGAATTCATGCAGAATATATTTTTCAAGCAAtagatattcaaatatttaattactttcTTATGTTTGTTTAACTATTCTAAAGCACGGCATAAATGTGATACATAGTCATAAGATCATATGGCTAGATTGATCAAAATCACCTTTTGTATAGTCACTTTGTATGGATTATCAGATGGTGTACTGAATTGATCAAAATGATTTACAAATTTGGCATGATTGACTATTAGCAATGCTGTAATAGTTAAGAGAATTGCTGATTTCAGTAGCTTCAATTAGTAAAAGGACCTGAATTTTATCTTTGGGTAAACAGCATTTTGAATTGGTTTTTTGTTTCTGAAAGCTTGGTTAAAATGTCTGTTATTTGCTATTCTTAGTTAATAAATCCTAGATTTTAAGGTGTAATAAATACATCATTGCCAATTGTCTTATGCCAGTGGATATATTATATAGTTGGCAAGCGTCTATACTGTCTTATGCTATGAAACTGAATGAGTTGCATTGCAGGTACCTTGTCCCTGCTGACTTGACTGTAGGACAGTTTGTCTACGTGATCCGCAAAAGGATTAAATTAAGTGCAGAAAAGGCAATCTTTATATTTGTGGACAATGTCCTTCCTCCTACAGGTATCACCATATGCTCGTTCACTCTTTTTCAGTATATGACTCTCTAGATTTGTAATGTAGAATAGCCTTATCCTATCACCTGACTTGATAATTCACTTTTTCCAGGAGCAATTATGTCTGCCATATATGATGAGAAGAAGGACGAGGATGGATTTCTCTATGTTACATACAGTGGCGAGAACACCTTTGGGGATCTGATTTCCATTCAGTAGccattatataaatttacacCGTTTGACCTCTGGTCTCCTTGATCTGTCTGACAAATTCGTTATAGTACTCATGTCAAGAACCTTACTCTCAATGTTTTGTAAAGTTGTATATAAATTCCGTGAACTTGATTAATATTAAAAGTTC contains:
- the LOC100818315 gene encoding autophagy-related protein 8f codes for the protein MARNYFKQEHDLEKRRAEAARIREKYPDRIPVIVEKAERSDIPSIDKKKYLVPADLTVGQFVYVIRKRIKLSAEKAIFIFVDNVLPPTGAIMSAIYDEKKDEDGFLYVTYSGENTFGDLISIQ